In Festucalex cinctus isolate MCC-2025b chromosome 5, RoL_Fcin_1.0, whole genome shotgun sequence, a single genomic region encodes these proteins:
- the LOC144018990 gene encoding uncharacterized protein LOC144018990 produces the protein MLKGLIRERLIAAADEIFGLFEGTIASYEEQLCRAREESEQHRRQLEDVCKTQFMIHGQDVKQLIVDQEDVPPQLQEGRSDFELAVPRRPHVKEEEEEADVSKLPLTVVSVKSEDEDADDESPEWSQLHHNSPSGDDCGGSLPDDLLASPSDSDDEERPSEADCGGDDKQLKCSEEETTLNKSPPQTHVTTSTQNNTLVCAPCNKIFNVEETFERHMKTHTVEKPFGCSTCDKSFATKKGLTKHTKTHMGEKPFSCPTCSKAYKVKETLIYHMRSHTGEKPFSCSSCDKRFISNTALAQHAKRHSGDKRFYCSTCGKTFYVKDHLVQHMRMHTGEKRYLNCTMCDKRFSSRTGLVRHTRGHTGERPYGCSTCDKRFTSKEGLVNHTRIHTGEKPFSCSICGKAFNAKNNMVQHMRTHTGEKPFSCSTCSQTFSHKNSLMVHMKRHSGEKPFGCSFCDNTYASNHEAISHMRTHTGEKPFSCSFCGKEFSQKSNMTVHMKLHTG, from the exons ATGTTAAAAGGGTTGATAAGAGAGCGACTGATTGCGGCCGCCGACGAAATCTTTGGCCTGTTCGAAGGAACGATAGCGTCGTACGAAGAGCAACTTTGTCGAGCCAGAGAGGAGAGCGAGCAACATCGACGACAACTGGAAGATGTTTGCAAGACACAGTTTATGATACACGGCCAAG ACGTGAAGCAGCTGATTGTTGATCAGGAAGACGTTCCACCTCAGCTGCAGGAGGGGCGCTCCGATTTTGAGTTAGCGGTTCCACGGCGCCCCCACGttaaggaggaagaagaagaggcggACGTCAGCAAGTTACCACTGACTGTCGTCTCTGTGAAAagtgaagatgaagatgccGACGACGAATCGCCTGAGTGGTCACAGCTTCATCACAACAGTCCAAGCGGAGACGACTGTGGAGGATCACTACCAGACGACTTGTTAGCTTCACCGTCAGACAGCGATGACGAGGAAAGGCCGAGCGAGGCTGACTGCGGAGGTGACGACAAACAGTTGAAATGCTCTGAGGAGGAGACAACTCTTAACAAGTCACCTCCTCAAACACACGTGACGACTAGCACACAAAACAACACTTTAGTTTGCGCACCATGCAACAAAATTTTCAACGTAGAAGAAACTTTTGAAAGACACATGAAAACACACACGGTAGAAAAACCTTTTGGTTGCTCAACATGTGATAAAAGCTTTGCTACAAAGAAAGGGctgacaaaacacacaaaaacacacatgggTGAAAAACCCTTTAGTTGCCCAACATGCAGTAAAGCATATAAAGTAAAAGAGACTCTGATATACCACATGAGGAGtcacacgggagaaaaacccTTCAGTTGCTCATCATGTGATAAAAGATTTATTTCAAACACAGCACTGGCACAACACGCAAAAAGGCACTCTGGAGATAAACGCTTTTATTGCTCGACGTGCGGCAAAACATTTTATGTAAAGGATCATCTGGTACAACACATGAGGATGCACACGGGAGAAAAACGCTACTTGAATTGCACAATGTGTGACAAAAGATTTTCCTCGAGGACAGGTCTGGTAAGACACACAAGGGGACACACAGGAGAAAGACCGTATGGTTGCTCAACATGTGATAAAAGATTTACTTCCAAGGAAGGTCTGGTCAATCACACAAGAAtacacacaggagaaaaacccTTCAGTTGCTCGATATGCGGTAAAGCATTTAATGCAAAGAATAATATGGTACAACACATGAGGACgcacacaggagaaaaaccttttagtTGCTCAACGTGTAGTCAAACATTCTCGCACAAGAATAGTCTCATGGTACACATGAAAAgacacagtggagaaaaacccTTCGGTTGCTCATTCTGTGATAACACATATGCAAGTAACCATGAGGCCATATCgcacatgagaacgcacacgggagaaaaaccGTTTAGTTGCTCATTTTGTGGTAAAGAATTCAGTCAAAAGTCAAACATGACAGTACACATGAAATTACACACAGGATGA
- the LOC144018991 gene encoding uncharacterized protein LOC144018991, whose translation MLKELIRERLIAAADEIFGMFEGTIASYEEQLCRAREESEQHRRQLEDVCKTQFMIHGQDVKQLIVDQEDVPPQLQEGSSDFELAVPRHPHVKEEEEEADVSKLPLTVVSVKSEDEDADDESPEWSQLHHNSPSGDDCGGSLPDDLLASPSDSDDEERPSEADCGGDDKQLKCSEEETTLNESPPQTHVTTSTQNNTLVCAPCNKIFNVEETFERHMKTHTVEKPFGCSTCDKSFATKKGLTKHTKTHMGEKPFSCPTCSKAYKVKETLIYHMRSHTGEKPFSCSSCDKRFISNTALAQHAKRHSGDKRFYCSTCGKTFYVKDHLVQHMRMHTGEKRYLNCTMCDKRFSSRTGLVRHTRGHTGERPYGCSTCDKRFTSKEGLVNHTRIHTGEKPFSCSICGKAFSAKNNMVQHMRTHTGEKPFSCSTCGQIFSYKNNLMVHMKRHHGEKPFGCSFCDNTYASNNEAISHMRTHTGEKPFSCSFCGKEFSQKSNMIVHMKLHTG comes from the exons ATGTTAAAAGAATTGATAAGAGAGCGATTGATTGCGGCAGCCGACGAAATCTTTGGCATGTTCGAAGGAACAATCGCGTCGTATGAAGAGCAACTTTGTCGAGCCAGAGAGGAGAGCGAGCAACATCGACGACAACTGGAAGACGTTTGCAAGACACAGTTTATGATACACGGCCAAG ACGTGAAGCAGCTGATTGTTGATCAGGAAGACGTTCCACCTCAGCTGCAGGAGGGGAGCTCCGATTTTGAGTTAGCGGTTCCACGGCACCCCCACGttaaggaggaagaagaagaggcggACGTCAGCAAGTTACCACTGACTGTCGTCTCTGTGAAAAGTGAAGACGAAGATGCCGACGACGAATCGCCTGAGTGGTCACAGCTTCATCACAACAGTCCAAGCGGAGACGACTGTGGAGGATCACTACCAGACGACTTGTTAGCTTCACCGTCAGACAGCGATGACGAGGAAAGACCGAGCGAGGCTGACTGCGGAGGTGACGACAAACAGTTGAAATGCTCTGAGGAGGAGACAACTCTTAACGAGTCACCTCCTCAAACACACGTGACGACTAGCACACAAAACAACACTTTAGTTTGCGCACCATGCAACAAAATTTTCAATGTAGAAGAAACTTTTGAAAGACACATGAAAACACACACGGTAGAAAAACCTTTTGGTTGCTCAACATGTGATAAAAGCTTTGCTACAAAGAAAGGGctgacaaaacacacaaaaacacacatgggTGAAAAACCCTTTAGTTGCCCAACATGCAGTAAAGCATATAAAGTAAAAGAGACTCTGATATACCACATGAGGAGtcacacaggagaaaaacccTTCAGTTGCTCATCATGTGATAAAAGATTTATTTCAAACACAGCACTGGCACAACACGCAAAAAGGCACTCTGGAGATAAACGCTTTTATTGCTCGACGTGCGGCAAAACATTTTATGTAAAGGATCATCTGGTACAACACATGAGGATGCACACGGGAGAAAAACGCTACTTGAATTGCACAATGTGTGACAAAAGATTTTCCTCGAGGACAGGTCTGGTAAGACACACAAGGGGACACACAGGAGAAAGACCGTATGGTTGCTCAACATGTGATAAAAGATTTACTTCCAAGGAAGGTCTGGTCAATCACACAAGAAtacacacaggagaaaaacccTTCAGTTGCTCCATATGCGGTAAAGCATTTTCTGCAAAGAATAATATGGTACAACACATGAGGACgcacacaggagaaaaaccttttagtTGCTCAACATGTGGCCAAATATTCTCGTACAAGAATAATCTGATGGTACACATGAAAAGACACCATGGAGAAAAACCCTTCGGTTGCTCATTCTGTGATAACACATATGCAAGTAACAATGAGGCCATATCgcacatgagaacgcacacgggagaaaaaccGTTTAGTTGCTCATTTTGCGGTAAAGAATTCAGTCAAAAGTCAAACATGATAGTACACATGAAATTACACACGGGATGA